A single window of Sphingobacterium sp. ML3W DNA harbors:
- a CDS encoding polysaccharide biosynthesis/export family protein, which yields MVYFQPDSTQITTVYEQYVPKIQKNDILTIVVTAADPKVTAPFNPLSTMTTSNMSQAVDMALRPTYTVDDKGDITLPMLGLVHIEGLTRLEAIEKLRKELSQYIKDPGVNMNFNNFRVSVLGEVARPGSFIMPTERLTVLEALGMAGDLTIRGVRENVTLIREVNGQKSMHRLDLTKQETLNSPYYYLAQNDVIYVEPNKSQINNSKLGANTNIIISIAGLLITVISVLTR from the coding sequence ATGGTGTATTTTCAGCCTGATTCTACACAGATTACTACCGTCTATGAGCAATATGTACCTAAGATACAAAAAAATGATATCTTAACCATTGTTGTTACGGCTGCAGATCCAAAAGTAACAGCCCCTTTTAATCCCTTAAGTACCATGACTACAAGTAATATGTCACAAGCTGTTGATATGGCTCTGCGACCAACTTATACGGTTGATGATAAAGGAGATATAACCCTTCCTATGTTGGGTCTTGTTCATATAGAAGGTTTAACTCGCTTGGAAGCTATCGAAAAATTGCGAAAAGAATTAAGTCAATATATAAAAGATCCGGGAGTCAATATGAATTTTAATAATTTTCGTGTTTCTGTCTTGGGAGAAGTTGCTAGACCAGGATCGTTTATTATGCCAACTGAACGTCTCACGGTTTTAGAAGCCTTGGGTATGGCGGGAGATTTGACCATTCGTGGCGTACGTGAAAATGTGACTTTGATTCGTGAAGTGAACGGACAAAAGTCTATGCATCGTTTGGATTTGACAAAACAAGAAACTTTAAATTCACCTTATTACTACTTAGCACAAAATGATGTGATTTATGTAGAACCAAATAAGTCACAAATCAATAATTCTAAATTAGGGGCTAATACAAATATTATTATTTCAATTGCAGGCCTTTTAATTACTGTAATATCTGTATTGACACGCTAA
- a CDS encoding nucleotidyltransferase family protein produces the protein MYQVYNNLMDNKNQEVFLQLLRIGPWGKGTLLIRQPISNKDWSQIYSCATTQTVRRVIFDRFVHLEESQLPPQSLRLQWTIRIVQIERCNYKMNTVLASQFKNFTELGLDPILQKGEGVANWYLKPEHRVCGDILVF, from the coding sequence ATGTATCAAGTTTACAACAATTTGATGGATAATAAAAATCAGGAAGTATTTCTGCAATTACTAAGGATTGGACCTTGGGGAAAAGGTACTTTATTAATAAGACAACCGATCTCTAATAAAGATTGGTCTCAAATTTACTCTTGTGCTACTACCCAAACAGTAAGAAGGGTGATTTTTGATAGATTTGTTCATTTAGAAGAGTCTCAACTCCCTCCACAATCTTTACGATTACAGTGGACTATACGAATCGTTCAAATTGAGCGATGTAACTACAAGATGAATACAGTTTTGGCAAGTCAATTTAAAAATTTTACAGAATTAGGTCTTGACCCTATTTTACAAAAAGGAGAAGGGGTAGCAAACTGGTATTTAAAACCCGAACATCGTGTCTGTGGCGATATATTGGTATTTTGA
- a CDS encoding nucleotidyltransferase family protein — MLKHMISFGIGLRQICDAARLYITYKDQIDAQALFQMYKEVGILKWVHILHHILTKHIGLPNDALPFSYPEDTQSDWMLTEIWHGGNFGYYDDRFVNGKTIKTIPVHPDGAKRLWSNFKRYFPYAPQEAIFFPIIKLYSKFIGIDRD, encoded by the coding sequence ATTTTAAAGCATATGATTTCTTTTGGAATAGGTTTACGTCAAATCTGCGATGCAGCGCGCTTATACATTACTTATAAGGATCAAATTGACGCCCAAGCATTGTTCCAGATGTATAAAGAAGTTGGTATCTTGAAATGGGTTCATATCTTACATCATATCTTGACCAAACACATCGGATTACCTAATGATGCGCTCCCTTTTTCCTATCCAGAAGATACACAATCTGATTGGATGTTAACAGAAATTTGGCATGGTGGAAATTTTGGTTATTATGATGACCGTTTTGTAAATGGGAAAACAATCAAAACAATTCCTGTTCACCCAGATGGGGCAAAACGTTTATGGAGTAACTTTAAACGTTATTTCCCATATGCACCTCAAGAAGCCATATTTTTTCCCATAATAAAACTCTATTCTAAATTTATTGGAATAGATCGCGATTAA
- a CDS encoding DegT/DnrJ/EryC1/StrS family aminotransferase, which yields MSDKIWLSSPHMGGRELNYIHEAFDANWVAPLGPNVNGFEEDLEEFLNADVKVAALSAGTAALHLALIECGVGYGDEVICQSMTFSASANPISYQGAIPVFIDSERDTWNMCPIALRDAISDRIAKGKKPKAIIVVHLYGMPAKMEEILTIANEFDIPVLEDAAEALGSTYKGKACGTFGRFGVLSFNGNKIITTSGGGALVCHSQEDKDKAVFLSTQARDDAPHYQHSHIGYNYRMSNICAGIGRGQMEVLAHRVEARRAMTDFYVNLFSSCPGVKVFIEPSEDFYSNHWLAAITIEPIEAGITREELRLALLEFNIESRPLWKPMHLQPVFEETPYYGSNIAEDLFDKGLCLPSGSNLTDEERIRIKTAIEQVFSK from the coding sequence ATGTCAGATAAAATTTGGCTTTCATCTCCACATATGGGAGGGCGTGAATTAAATTATATTCACGAAGCTTTTGATGCGAATTGGGTAGCCCCATTAGGACCAAATGTAAATGGTTTCGAAGAGGATTTAGAAGAGTTTTTAAATGCAGATGTTAAAGTAGCGGCATTGTCTGCTGGTACGGCAGCCTTGCATTTAGCATTAATTGAGTGTGGAGTTGGTTATGGCGATGAGGTTATTTGTCAATCGATGACATTTTCTGCCTCCGCAAATCCAATTTCCTATCAAGGAGCTATTCCTGTTTTTATTGATTCTGAAAGAGATACTTGGAATATGTGCCCAATTGCATTGCGAGATGCTATATCTGACCGTATTGCTAAAGGAAAGAAACCGAAAGCTATTATTGTGGTTCATTTATATGGAATGCCTGCAAAAATGGAAGAAATTTTAACAATCGCTAACGAATTTGATATACCGGTTCTCGAAGATGCGGCAGAGGCGTTAGGGTCTACATATAAAGGTAAAGCATGTGGTACATTTGGAAGATTTGGTGTGTTGAGTTTTAATGGTAATAAAATTATAACTACCTCAGGTGGTGGCGCATTAGTCTGCCATTCGCAAGAAGATAAAGATAAAGCGGTTTTTTTATCGACCCAAGCACGTGATGATGCTCCTCATTACCAACACTCTCATATTGGATATAATTATCGTATGTCTAATATTTGTGCAGGTATAGGTCGTGGTCAAATGGAAGTTTTAGCTCATCGTGTAGAAGCGCGTCGTGCCATGACTGATTTTTATGTAAACTTGTTTTCTTCTTGCCCTGGCGTAAAAGTGTTTATTGAACCTTCTGAAGATTTCTATTCGAATCATTGGTTGGCCGCAATCACAATTGAACCTATTGAAGCTGGAATTACTCGTGAAGAGCTAAGATTGGCGCTCTTGGAGTTTAATATAGAATCAAGACCATTATGGAAACCTATGCACTTACAACCTGTATTCGAAGAAACTCCATATTATGGTAGTAATATAGCGGAAGATCTATTTGATAAGGGCTTATGTTTACCCTCTGGTTCTAACCTAACGGATGAGGAGAGAATACGTATAAAGACTGCTATAGAGCAGGTATTTAGTAAATAA
- a CDS encoding acetyltransferase, whose amino-acid sequence MYLFGASGHGKVIAEIAESNNLVVDGFFDTDFNKTKVLEYPVFHEVPSRKVEIIIAIGNNKVRKDIVNEYVNFEYAKLIHARSHISKRTSIGLGTVIMAGVTVNVDVSIGDHCIINTNASVDHDCVIADFVHISPNAALAGNVMIGEGTHIGIGAVVIQGVKIGEWCTIGAGAVIIIDIPDGCTVVGNPGKVIKK is encoded by the coding sequence ATGTATTTGTTTGGTGCAAGTGGACATGGTAAAGTTATCGCAGAAATTGCGGAAAGTAATAATCTAGTTGTTGATGGTTTTTTTGATACAGACTTCAATAAAACGAAAGTTTTAGAATATCCTGTTTTTCATGAGGTTCCTTCTAGAAAAGTAGAGATAATCATAGCAATCGGAAATAATAAAGTTCGAAAAGATATTGTAAATGAATATGTTAACTTTGAGTATGCTAAATTAATACATGCTCGATCACATATTTCTAAACGAACAAGTATAGGTTTAGGAACTGTGATAATGGCAGGCGTAACTGTGAATGTAGATGTTAGCATTGGAGACCACTGTATTATCAACACAAATGCATCTGTGGATCATGACTGTGTCATCGCAGACTTTGTGCATATATCACCAAATGCGGCTTTAGCAGGCAATGTAATGATCGGAGAGGGTACACATATCGGGATTGGTGCTGTTGTTATTCAGGGTGTTAAAATAGGTGAATGGTGCACCATAGGCGCGGGAGCTGTAATTATTATAGATATTCCTGATGGATGCACTGTAGTGGGGAATCCGGGAAAAGTAATAAAGAAATAA
- a CDS encoding sugar transferase yields MYKHFFKRFFDFLASFFGLLLLSPLFVVVCIGLYFANDGKPFFLQARPGKGGRIFKIVKFKTMNDKKDAVGNLLSDAERLTPIGAFVRKTSLDEIPQLINVLKGDMSLIGPRPLLIQYLPLYNETQKRRHEVRPGITGWAQVNGRNAISWDRKFELDVWYVDHISLATDIKVFFTTFKKVFKSEGISADGHVTIEPFNGHN; encoded by the coding sequence ATGTATAAACATTTTTTTAAACGGTTTTTTGATTTTTTGGCCTCATTTTTTGGCCTTCTTCTTTTATCACCTTTATTTGTTGTCGTTTGTATAGGACTTTATTTTGCGAATGATGGAAAGCCATTCTTTTTGCAGGCTAGACCTGGGAAAGGTGGTCGGATATTTAAGATTGTCAAGTTCAAAACGATGAATGATAAAAAAGATGCTGTTGGTAATTTGCTTTCAGATGCTGAACGTCTGACTCCGATAGGTGCTTTTGTCCGGAAAACATCCTTAGATGAAATACCACAATTAATAAATGTTTTAAAAGGGGATATGTCATTGATAGGGCCAAGACCACTTTTAATTCAATATCTACCTTTGTATAATGAAACACAGAAGCGTCGTCATGAGGTAAGACCTGGTATAACAGGTTGGGCACAAGTTAATGGAAGAAATGCCATTTCATGGGATAGGAAGTTTGAATTAGATGTATGGTATGTGGATCATATTTCTTTAGCAACGGATATCAAGGTTTTCTTTACAACTTTTAAAAAAGTATTTAAAAGTGAAGGAATCTCGGCAGACGGGCATGTAACAATTGAACCTTTTAACGGACATAATTAA
- a CDS encoding glycosyltransferase family 4 protein, translating into MKTKIVRITTVPISLNLLLKGQLRFMGDNGFDVVGVSSPGEELAEVRDREGIRIAAIKMSRKITPFADFKSLLQLFFFLKNERPYIVHTHTPKAGIIGMIAAKLAGVPIRLHTVAGMPLMEATGIKRKILDLVEKLTYDAATGVYPNSKGLYDFIIQNHYTSKEKLNVICNGSSNGIDTSFFSRENLDEDELVKLKTSLMINEHDFVFVFIGRLVSDKGINELVSAFVQLNKPHVKLLLVGSLESDLDPLDKEIQVEIDNNPSIITVGFQRDVRPYFAISNVLVFPSYREGFPNVVMQAGSLGLPSIVSNINGCNEIIIEGQNGTIIPLKNADVVLEAMIRFVDDVNFYNNLKSKARKMITDRYEQKVVWNSLLTEYNRLLQKKGLKHV; encoded by the coding sequence ATGAAAACTAAAATTGTAAGAATTACTACAGTACCAATTTCTCTGAATCTTCTTTTAAAAGGGCAACTACGTTTTATGGGGGATAATGGTTTTGATGTTGTTGGTGTATCTTCACCAGGAGAAGAACTTGCAGAAGTTCGCGATAGAGAAGGTATTCGAATTGCTGCAATAAAAATGTCAAGAAAAATAACACCTTTTGCAGATTTTAAATCACTATTACAACTCTTTTTTTTCTTGAAAAACGAGCGTCCATATATTGTTCATACTCATACACCTAAAGCAGGTATTATTGGAATGATTGCAGCAAAATTAGCTGGTGTGCCAATAAGGCTGCATACAGTTGCTGGAATGCCTTTAATGGAGGCAACTGGTATAAAAAGAAAAATTTTGGATTTGGTGGAAAAATTGACTTATGATGCCGCGACTGGAGTCTATCCAAATTCAAAAGGTTTATATGACTTTATTATTCAAAATCACTATACATCAAAGGAAAAACTAAATGTAATTTGCAATGGATCTTCAAATGGTATTGATACTTCATTTTTCTCAAGAGAAAATTTGGATGAAGATGAATTAGTTAAGTTAAAGACTTCTTTAATGATTAATGAACACGACTTTGTTTTTGTTTTTATTGGTCGTTTAGTTAGCGATAAAGGGATTAATGAATTGGTATCTGCTTTTGTGCAGTTGAATAAACCGCATGTTAAATTACTACTGGTAGGATCATTGGAATCCGATCTGGATCCTTTAGATAAAGAGATACAAGTGGAAATTGATAATAACCCTAGTATTATTACAGTAGGTTTTCAGAGGGACGTCCGGCCTTATTTTGCGATATCCAATGTTTTAGTTTTCCCTAGTTATCGTGAAGGCTTTCCAAATGTCGTGATGCAGGCAGGATCATTAGGTTTACCCAGTATTGTATCCAATATAAATGGATGTAATGAGATTATTATTGAAGGGCAAAACGGAACCATTATCCCTTTGAAAAATGCAGACGTTGTTCTTGAAGCTATGATTAGGTTTGTTGATGACGTAAATTTCTATAATAATCTAAAATCTAAGGCAAGAAAAATGATTACAGATCGATATGAGCAAAAAGTAGTATGGAATTCTTTGTTGACTGAATATAATCGTTTGTTACAGAAGAAGGGACTTAAACATGTATAA